A portion of the Manduca sexta isolate Smith_Timp_Sample1 chromosome 20, JHU_Msex_v1.0, whole genome shotgun sequence genome contains these proteins:
- the LOC115446627 gene encoding NKAP family protein CG6066 translates to MGGDRERSRHQSSERHRSRSRDRHRSRDRDRRDRSKDRHHSRDRERLQRERDRGRSSYKEYNGGGLGGGLGSSGPSRSRYKPQEEEFLDARREERERIGMIGVSSAWGKSPARGDSEEDEPQPENTHHSKEKKKSKKSKDSKDDTKEKLKKLKKKLKKVKKARKKAKKKAKESSSSDSSSNEEEVWVEKGKEHEVLLSKSKSSKSKNQDDEMASEAIGPTPRVGPSLGHKDFGRALLPGEGAAMAAYVAEGKRIPRRGEIGLTSDEIASYESVGYVMSGSRHRRMEAVRIRKENQIYSADEKRALAAFSKEERAKRENAILSQFRDVLQARTQRRDT, encoded by the exons ATGGGTGGTGATAGAGAACGCAGTCGTCACCAAAGCTCTGAGAGGCATCGCAGCAGGAGCCGAGACAGGCACCGAAGCCGCGACAGGGACCGTCGGGACCGCAGCAAAGACAGGCACCACAGCAGGGACAGAGAAAGGCTGCAACGAGAGCGCGACCGCGGCAGGAGTTCGTACAAGGAGTATAATGGCGGAGGACTCGGCGGCG GTCTGGGTAGTAGTGGACCCTCTAGAAGCCGGTATAAACCACAAGAGGAAGAGTTTTTAGATGCTCGGAGGGAGGAACGAGAGAGGATTGGCATGATTGGTGTGTCCTCAGCTTGGGGAAAATCACCAGCAAGAGGAGA TTCAGAAGAAGATGAGCCTCAACCAGAGAATACACACCATAGCAAAGAAAAGAAGAAAAGCAAAAAGTCAAAGGATTCAAAAGATGACACCAaggaaaaactaaaaaaactaaaaaagaaaCTGAAGAAGGTGAAAAAAGCAAGAAAGAAAGCAAAAAAGAAAGCCAAAGAATCCAGCAGCAGTGATTCCAGCTCCAACGAGGAGGAGGTGTGGGTGGAGAAAGGAA AGGAACATGAAGTTTTATTATCCAAGTCCAAATCATCAAAATCGAAAAATCAAGATGATGAGATGGCTTCAGAagctattggacccactccccGTGTGGGTCCTTCTCTAGGTCACAAGGATTTTGGACGAGCCCTGCTGCCTGGTGAAGGTGCTGCGATGGCGGCCTATGTCGCTGAAGGAAAGCGAATCCCTAGGCGAGGTGAAATTGGCCTCACATCAGATGAGATCGCATCATATGAGTCTGTGGGTTATGTCATGAGTGGAAGCAG ACATCGTCGTATGGAGGCTGTGCGTATCCGCAAAGAGAACCAAATCTACAGCGCGGACGAGAAGCGCGCGCTGGCGGCTTTCAGCAAGGAGGAGCGCGCCAAGCGAGAGAACGCCATCCTCTCGCAGTTCCGCGACGTGCTGCAGGCTCGCACGCAGCGCCGCGACACCTAG
- the LOC115446630 gene encoding transmembrane protein 138: MKLSTPRYTLCLFFQLAFILCDLIFNCVSLFPKSRDGLLVLFIFQDLFLVLSITTMLMTFFSTYLFQAGLVEVLVRKFRAACSVCAAYVAASVALHAVWLLEKWSDPEAVSTPMLIFLFTFQRCLSPWYYFFYKRAALRVSDPRFYEDIDWINRQLQTH, encoded by the exons ATGAAGTTGTCAACGCCACGGTAtacgctttgtttattttttcagctAGCATTTATACTTTGTGATTTAATATTCAACTGCGTGAGTTTGTTTCCTAAAAGTCGCGACGGCTTGCTGgtgttatttat ATTTCAGGATCTTTTCCTCGTCCTTTCCATAACAACAATGCTGATGACATTCTTttcaacttatttatttcaa GCAGGTTTGGTGGAGGTGTTGGTGCGAAAGTTCCGCGCAGCGTGCTCGGTGTGCGCCGCGTACGTGGCTGCGAGCGTCGCACTACACGCGGTGTGGCTGCTGGAGAAGTGGAGTGACCCTGAGGCAGTGTCCACGCCTATGCTCATATTTCTCTTCACATTCCAGAGATGCT TGTCCCCATGGTACTATTTCTTCTACAAGCGAGCAGCACTCCGAGTGAGTGACCCACGGTTCTATGAGGACATTGATTGGATCAACAGACAGCTgcaaacacactga
- the LOC115446625 gene encoding E3 ubiquitin-protein ligase listerin translates to MGGKPKQSQRTKNNVKPSSSGRSAEIINSAKIDTNLVCVGGGKILPALFPTLAASASMENDIDPEFQMCIKKLNKKDPITKTKALQELTELVNNSKVDDVVAMLPSWAHYYKMLSFDLDRKVREYTQACHGAVVGACGRRAAPWLRRVVPAWLLALHDAHAPAQAHAARALAKTFPDNKLPDVISFCKTEILTHIVDNLMSNPDSVLSKKIENAEDKEAQYNCIVSSSLRGLTLLTQRLAPAHHDWLWEQLDQLLFHHNSFWKLASHNYHQIRAAWYETISHIIERFKGVFGDKYGQKTLRILMGAGKDSNASVAAGLWNCLVMIMHNVEGWHTYLDKKQLIVKRIIDVLENGGWGDTKHLTSILLPLLASLPEHLLTKEFYESFFNAMFTGLEKKSILSSKSERQLWIANLAECLRYLSIRQNDFVVEVTTSVHRSWLEMALSTEHAGQLRNNLIKFSATSMASLVKYWLKQSKEPNGEKYDQLVRNFWQNIASKLSTQIDKLSSEEEDIARHIDGHVLLLQTLKISFLHEPKKAQSIKFEDSEVMVQRETASPEKCDPTIVERFKHNLENVVQNVCYQYLQFAGEKKLVNAVLTPLLSLLIEFNQREVLLAVARQFDVDSLSKFYEKVFREWLFDEALRCKVVVDVVFLMLQHMTEEEQEATLDSFNQFPVSVAEWCLAVSLSHPHRARRCVRRWVRGEAATRALLRACAALVTHDGASTGASTGGARNLLLMCFSHDDREELIISADAVTRIVQLVSTALREQSSACLEQLSRLGAQLASALLIRADTHHAAPDLLIELIGVTLRVPRGDSRLSVDTWCELRSSAQDGVAALPPQQRARLLRRVAALHDQHVRSRNNKNPKICIDKIEQICSLSPYILTANSRLPEDLAEIVMFTKALLEVEAPSIEYYAVRYDCVHSKLNCPFDDDNDIIKRVAQDSDDAELSKSDLVAFMNSLLLRAMYLRTLFLHKPDDEEDEPTWCERLLSEQYFQTEFCKVLYDYMIVCTLHEGYGFWPHHKILRDGKAKLDMLLDDIINETSTTLRNTIQCQLSHSAAATGYYWSYARRHYELRARVEPAALGARALPHGAGDLQLAQLRDIVTGNGFFHTLQANLQGSTDAQSDARAQYLVMVRALAASASRAGELDRVFTCELLANCATCHLDMLVNAYYRHNHLMLFDTDISQAPWHAAVCNAAALEYLTTLVTREGWDLPAHHWDFINIACCSVATSLEKSKDAWGTTKVSMVARSLLRLYVAVHTFVASVPAQCEKQEPAAHVAALPEEWRDIFEPSVHDSLFHLMLHVLQSDSAAPTCPRVAVLHALAQGSAHLDWSCLPKPSQLDVFALSRVCARAAECLARPVHVAYKYLAYHLLAMLVDPLILEDMGKLSMWSEQTSGVGQEEYDRPKLALEYFDEQLDYLLDIVNEVVANVQLGEGVCEVTPFSDSHSSCVGWLLLLRLSHKLFARARSTVALHYLEIYRIKNFAEPVLNAALRLLPEEVFTYTEDNVGTTPVPTQYTDMFFHNTPLDMYAPVSSSVVSQLACGAVCAGVSCAAGGARAWCAAASAPRARALRRLARAFLAPTLVRDHFARVMRAAPTFTNAVITTYWSTYEVVCVYTVEDHPIELHIALAKDYPIGVANVYTPSLPTPGADTNWVALYLAHQNGSVVEAVRMWMAGVETRVENSPVCYICYARLHPSSGKLPRLACHQCHNKFHASCLSKWFTTSSKSSCPLCRAQF, encoded by the exons atgggTGGTAAACCCAAACAAAGTCAGAGGACGAAGAATAATGTCAAA CCATCAAGCAGTGGACGCAGTgcagaaataataaattcagcAAAAATAGACACAAATCTAGTATGTGTTGGAGGAGGGAAGATTTTGCCTGCTCTGTTCCCTACTCTAGCTGCATCCGCTAGCATGGAGAATGATATTGATCCAGAATTCCAGATGTGcattaaaaaacttaataaaaaggaTCCCATTACTAAAACTAAG GCTTTACAAGAACTAACAGAGTTGGTGAACAACAGCAAAGTGGATGATGTGGTAGCGATGCTACCGAGCTGGGCacattattacaaaatgttgtCCTTTGACCTGGACCGGAAAGTGCGCGAGTACACTCAG GCGTGTCACGGCGCGGTGGTGGGCGcgtgcgggcggcgcgcggcgccgtGGCTGCGGCGCGTGGTGCCCGCGTGGCTGCTGGCGCTGCACGacgcgcacgcgcccgcgcaggcgcacgccgcgcgcgcgctcgcc AAAACTTTCCCTGACAATAAACTGCCTGACGTGATATCGTTCTGCAAGACAGAGATACTGACTCACATCGTAGACAATCTGATGTCAAACCCTGATTCAGTGTTGAGTAAAAA GATAGAGAACGCGGAGGACAAGGAGGCGCAGTACAACTGCATCGTGTCGAGCAGCCTGCGCGGCCTGACTCTCCTCACGCAGCGGCTGGCGCCCGCGCACCACGACTGGCTCTGGGAACAACTCGACCAACTGCTCTTCCACCACAACTCCTTCTGGAAACTCGCCTCGCACAACTACCACCAGATACG CGCCGCGTGGTATGAAACCATCAGTCATATAATAGAGCGGTTCAAAGGCGTGTTCGGCGACAAGTACGGACAGAAGACGTTGCGCATCCTCATGGGCGCGGGCAAGGACTCCAACGCGTCCGTCGCCGCGGGACTCTGGAACTGTCTCGTCATGATCATGCACAATGTTGAG GGTTGGCACACATACCTGGACAAGAAACAGCTCATCGTCAAAAGGATAATAGATGTGTTAGAAAATG GCGGGTGGGGCGACACCAAGCACCTGACGAGCATCTTGCTGCCGCTGCTCGCGAGTCTGCCCGAACACCTCCTCACCAAGGAGTTCTACGAATCCTTCTTCAACGCTATGTTTACTGG ccttgaaaaaaaatctattttaagttCAAAGAGTGAACGGCAGCTGTGGATTGCTAATTTAGCGGAATGTCTGCGATATCTGTCGATCCGACAAAATGACTTCGTGGTGGAAGTGACGACTAGCGTGCACAGAAGTTGGCTCGAGATGGCGCTGAGTACCGAACACGCGGGACAGCTGCGCAACAACCTGATCAAATTTTCTGCTACAAGCATGGCCTCTCTCGTCAAATATTGGCTCAAACAGTCCAAAGAACCCAACGGAGAGAAGTACGACCAGCTGGTGAGGAACTTCTGGCAGAACATCGCCTCGAAGCTTTCCACGCAAATCGACAAACTATCCTCTGAAGAGGAGGATATCGCTCGCCACATCGACGGACATGTTTTACTGCTGCAGACATTAAAGATATCTTTTCTACACGAACCAAAGAAAGCTCAAAGTATTAAGTTTGAAGATTCTGAAGTTATGGTTCAACGAGAGACGGCCAGTCCAGAAAAATGTGATCCGACAATAGTCGAGCGTTTCAAACACAACCTAGAGAATGTGGTGCAAAATGTATGCTATCAATATCTTCAGTTTGCTGGAGAGAAAAAATTGGTGAATGCGGTATTAACGCCCTTATTGAGTCTTCTAATAGAGTTCAATCAGAGGGAGGTGTTGCTGGCTGTGGCGAGGCAGTTCGATGTCGACTCGCTGAGCAAGTTTTACGAGAAAGTGTTCAGAGAGTGGTTGTTCGACGAAGCGCTGCGGTGCAAGGTGGTGGTGGACGTGGTGTTCCTCATGTTGCAACACATGACCGAAGAGGAACAGGAAGCCACGCTGGATTCTTTTAACCAG TTCCCGGTGTCGGTGGCGGAGTGGTGCCTGGCGGTGTCGCTGTCGCACCCGCACCGCGCGCGGCGCTGCGTGCGGCGCTGGGTGCGCGGCGAGGCGGCGACGCGCGCGCTGCTCCGCGCCTGCGCCGCGCTCGTCACGCACGACGGCGCCAGCACGGGCGCCAGCACGGGCGGCGCGCGCAACCTGCTGCTCATGTGCTTCTCGCACGACGACCGCGAAG AATTAATAATCAGCGCAGACGCAGTGACTCGTATAGTACAGTTGGTGAGCACGGCATTACGGGAACAATCTTCTGCCTGCCTGGAGCAGCTGTCCCGGCTGGGAGCTCAGCTGGCGTCCGCGCTGTTGATACGGGCCGACACACATCACGCCGCGCCGGATCTGCTCATAGAACTGATCGGAGTCACATTGAGGGTACCT CGCGGCGACAGTCGGCTGAGCGTGGACACGTGGTGCGAGCTGCGTTCGTCGGCGCAGGACGGCGTGGCCGCTCTGCCGCCGCAGCAGCGCGCGCGGCTGCTGCGGCGCGTCGCCGCGCTCCACGACCAACACGTGCGCTCGCGCAACAACAA AAACCCAAAAATATGCATAGACAAAATCGAACAGATCTGCTCTCTCAGCCCGTACATCTTGACGGCGAACTCGCGGTTGCCCGAGGACCTAGCAGAAATAGTAATGTTCACCAAAGCTCTCTTGGAAGTGGAAGCACCTTCCATAGAGTACTACGCGGTGCGGTACGACTGCGTCCACTCCAAGCTCAACTGCCCTTTCGACGACGATAATGATATCATAAAGCGAGTGGCGCAAGACAGTGACGACGCGGAGCTGAGCAAGAGTGACCTGGTGGCGTTCATGAACAGCTTGTTACTCCGCGCCATGTACTTGAGGACGTTGTTCCTCCACAAGCCCGACGACGAGGAGGACGAGCCAACGTGGTGCGAGCGACTGCTCTCCGAACAATACTTCCAGACAGAGTTCTGCAAAGTTCTCTACGATTATATGATCGTTTGTACCCTGCATGAGGGATATGGATTC TGGCCACACCACAAGATACTCCGTGACGGCAAAGCTAAGTTAGACATGCTATTAGATGACATTATCAACGAGACATCGACCACTCTGCGCAACACAATACAGTGCCAGTTATCCCATTCAGCTGCTGCTACAG GTTACTACTGGTCGTACGCGCGGCGCCACTacgagctgcgcgcgcgcgtggaGCCCGCCGCGCTCGGCGCGCGCGCGCTGCCGCACGGCGCCGGCGACCTGCAGCTCGCGCAGCTGCGGGACATCGTCACCGGCAACGGCTTCTTCCACACCCTACAG GCGAACCTGCAAGGCTCGACCGACGCGCAGAGCGACGCGCGTGCGCAGTACCTGGTGATGGTGCGCGCGCTGGCGGCGAGCGCGTCGCGCGCGGGCGAGCTCGACCGCGTGTTCACGTGCGAGCTGCTCGCCAACTGCGCCACCTGCCACCTCGACATGCTCGTCAACGCGTACTACAGGCATAACCATCTCATGCTGTTCGACAC CGACATATCGCAAGCGCCATGGCACGCGGCGGTATGCAACGCGGCGGCGCTGGAGTACTTGACGACGCTGGTGACGCGCGAGGGCTGGGACTTGCCCGCGCACCACTGGGACTTCATCAACATCGCCTGCTGCTCCGTAGCCACCTCACTTGAGAAGTCCAAGGACGCATGGGGCACTACCAAA GTGAGCATGGTGGCGCGCTCTCTCCTGCGGCTGTACGTGGCAGTGCACACGTTCGTGGCGTCCGTGCCGGCGCAGTGCGAGAAGCAGGAGCCCGCCGCCCACGTGGCCGCGCTGCCTGAAGAGTGGCGCGACATCTTCGAGCCCAGCGTGCACGACAGCCTCTTCCATCTCATGCTGCACGTGCTGC AGTCAGACAGCGCGGCGCCGACGTGTCCGCGCGTGGCCGTGCTGCACGCGCTGGCGCAGGGCTCGGCGCACCTGGACTGGAGCTGCCTGCCGAAGCCGTCGCAGCTCGACGTGTTCGCGCTGTCCCGcgtgtgcgcgcgcgccgccgagTGCCTCGCGCGGCCGGTGCACGTCGCCTACAAGTACCTCGCCTACCACCTGCTCGCCATGCTCGTCGACCCGCTCATACTCGAGGACA TGGGCAAGTTGTCGATGTGGAGCGAACAGACGTCGGGCGTGGGTCAGGAGGAGTACGACCGGCCCAAGCTCGCGCTCGAGTACTTCGACGAGCAGCTCGACTACCTGCTCGACATCGTCAACGAGGTCGTCGCAAATGTCCA GCTCGGCGAGGGCGTGTGCGAGGTGACGCCGTTCTCGGACAGCCACTCGTCGTGCGTGGGCTGGCTGCTGCTGCTGCGGCTCAGCCACAAGCTGTTCGCGCGCGCGCGCTCCACCGTCGCGCTGCACTACCTCGAGATATACCG GATCAAGAACTTCGCGGAGCCGGTGCTGAATGCTGCCCTGCGACTGTTACCTGAAGAAGTATTCACATACACGGAGGACAACGTCGGCACCACGCCCGTGCCTACCCAGTACACTGACATGTTCTTCCACAACACGCCGCTGGATATGTATG CGCCGGTGAGCAGCAGCGTGGTGAGCCAGCTGGCGTGCGGCGCGGTGTGCGCCGGCGTGTcgtgcgcggcgggcggcgcgcgcgcgtggTGCGCGGCGGCCTCGGCCCCGCGCGCGCGCGCCCTGCGCCGCCTCGCGCGCGCCTTCCTCGCGCCCACGCTCGTGCGCGACCACTTCGCACGCGTCATGCGCGCCGCGCCCACCTTCACCAACGCCGTC ATAACTACCTATTGGTCGACGTACGAGGTGGTGTGCGTGTACACGGTGGAAGACCATCCGATTGAACTGCACATCGCTCTGGCTAAAGACTACCCCATCGGCGTGGCCAACGTGTACACGCCCTCGCTGCCGACCCCTGGCGCCGACACCAACTGGGTCGCGCTCTACCTTGCGCATCAG AACGGTTCAGTGGTGGAGGCGGTGCGCATGTGGATGGCGGGCGTGGAGACGCGCGTGGAGAACTCGCCCGTGTGCTACATCTGCTACGCGCGCCTGCATCCCAGCTCCGGCAAGCTGCCGCGCCTCGCCTGCCACCAGTGCCACAACAAGTTCCACGCCTCCTGTCTC tcGAAGTGGTTCACAACAAGTTCGAAGTCGAGTTGCCCGCTGTGTCGCGCACAGTTCTAG